The following are encoded together in the Periplaneta americana isolate PAMFEO1 chromosome 5, P.americana_PAMFEO1_priV1, whole genome shotgun sequence genome:
- the LOC138700042 gene encoding neuropeptide CCHamide-2 receptor-like, whose protein sequence is MRQSEIEEPKYFQVYKDYVDPAVYVVIIVTGLILNGTLLLMFIRQKEIRTRPNIMIFNLAVCDILNIAANAPLHYFNKYDHASEDITSCGLQLAFRQFLRAVSALSLLALSIQRFCVTVPLLNRRVVECCGSSRLTLLYILFVWALALPVALPPSFIRDIYAYLCSSYKNPNSANLSTLCYTLFYCVVLPIFILGFNLATARRLKRSIMEIPGEVQNVELQELRKRSANVVMALALLYIISFTPFWVWNMAVYWGELERNSPLVLFTAYLTKYLLFLNACFNPIALYISSVTYRNLFRHYLCCLQQEENLEQDNGTNSSSVPGDYNEVVVRNG, encoded by the coding sequence ATGAGGCAAAGCGAAATTGAAGAACCAAAGTACTTCCAAGTGTACAAAGATTACGTGGATCCAGCCGTGTATGTGGTGATAATAGTGACTGGTCTGATACTGAACGGTACTCTTCTACTCATGTTTATACGACAAAAGGAGATTCGCACCAGGCCCAACATCATGATCTTCAACCTCGCTGTGTGCGACATCCTCAATATCGCTGCCAATGCACCTCTGCATTACTTCAATAAATACGACCATGCTTCTGAAGACATAACTTCGTGCGGTTTACAACTAGCATTCCGCCAATTCCTTAGAGCAGTGAGCGCTCTTTCTCTGCTGGCACTCAGCATTCAACGCTTCTGTGTCACAGTTCCACTCCTGAACAGacgtgttgtggaatgttgcggatCGTCCAGACTCACATTGCTGTATATCTTGTTCGTCTGGGCTCTCGCTCTTCCAGTAGCTCTCCCTCCAAGCTTCATTAGGGATATATATGCTTATTTATGTTCGTCGTACAAGAATCCAAACAGTGCAAATTTATCAACACTTTGTTATACATTGTTCTATTGTGTAGTGTTACCCATTTTTATATTAGGCTTCAATCTAGCAACTGCTCGACGGTTGAAGAGAAGTATAATGGAAATACCGGGTGAAGTACAAAATGTTGAACTACAAGAACTCAGGAAAAGAAGTGCAAATGTTGTAATGGCCCTGGCTCTTCTTTATATCATAAGCTTTACACCTTTCTGGGTCTGGAATATGGCTGTCTATTGGGGAGAATTAGAGAGGAATTCTCCTCTGGTGCTTTTCACAGCGTATTTAACGAAATACTTGTTGTTTTTGAATGCTTGCTTTAACCCCATAGCGTTATATATATCGAGTGTTACATATAGAAATCTTTTCAGGCATTATTTGTGCTGTTTACAACAAGAAGAAAATTTAGAACAAGATAATGGTACGAATTCAAGTTCTGTTCCTGGGGATTACAATGAAGTTGTAGTTCGAAATGGTTGA